One Pectobacterium polaris DNA window includes the following coding sequences:
- a CDS encoding isochorismate synthase, which translates to MDTLITETEASSGLTYSEQTAFLYASEHRSLSTSGLFERISSPVCVPGSHDDRLSPAIAQAFQRARQAGQSLPIVVGAIPFDTTQPSCLYIPDSYTVTTKSELVSRARKHTAAGPTALTLNSVPDECQFKSIVAEAVERFRRGELSKAVLSRILDIELASPVKAQTILNNLMVQNAGGYHFSLPLPDGSVLLGASPELLLRKQGNVIVSNPLAGSARRMNDEHLDYLNSQRLLKSGKDKHEHKLVVDDIRQRLMPLCASLTIPSVPSLMHTASMWHLSTAIRGELANPEMTALQVACQLHPTPALCGFPTQEARQLIAELEPHDRGVFSGIVGWCDANGDGEWAIAIRCGTIKHNKVRLFAGAGIVEASVPEDEWAETAAKLNTMLNAFGLNSGVDGL; encoded by the coding sequence GTGGATACACTGATTACAGAAACTGAAGCATCTAGCGGGCTAACCTATTCGGAACAAACCGCTTTTTTATATGCATCGGAACACCGAAGCCTTTCTACTTCTGGCTTATTTGAACGTATTTCTTCCCCTGTTTGTGTTCCGGGCTCGCACGATGACAGGCTTAGCCCTGCAATCGCGCAGGCATTCCAGCGAGCGCGTCAGGCAGGGCAGTCGCTGCCTATTGTTGTGGGGGCGATTCCCTTTGATACCACGCAACCGTCTTGTCTCTATATCCCTGATAGTTATACCGTTACGACGAAGTCTGAACTCGTCAGCCGTGCCCGTAAGCACACGGCTGCGGGTCCTACCGCGTTAACGTTAAACAGCGTCCCGGACGAATGTCAGTTCAAGTCCATCGTGGCAGAGGCCGTTGAGCGCTTCCGCCGTGGTGAACTTAGCAAAGCGGTGCTGTCACGTATTCTGGACATTGAGCTGGCGAGCCCCGTTAAGGCGCAAACGATCCTCAATAACCTGATGGTGCAGAACGCGGGTGGCTATCACTTCTCACTGCCGCTGCCGGATGGTTCGGTCTTGCTGGGGGCGAGCCCGGAACTGCTGCTGCGTAAGCAGGGGAACGTCATTGTTTCTAATCCGCTGGCGGGATCGGCGCGACGAATGAACGATGAACATCTGGATTACCTCAACAGTCAGCGCCTGCTGAAATCGGGCAAAGACAAGCACGAACATAAGCTGGTGGTGGACGACATTCGCCAACGCTTGATGCCGCTGTGCGCGTCGTTAACGATTCCATCGGTCCCTTCGCTGATGCACACCGCCTCCATGTGGCACCTGTCTACCGCTATTCGCGGTGAACTGGCGAACCCAGAGATGACGGCGCTTCAGGTCGCCTGCCAGCTCCATCCGACCCCCGCACTGTGCGGCTTCCCAACGCAGGAAGCACGTCAACTGATCGCCGAGCTGGAACCGCACGATCGTGGCGTATTCAGCGGCATCGTCGGCTGGTGTGATGCCAACGGCGATGGTGAATGGGCGATAGCGATTCGCTGCGGCACCATTAAACACAACAAAGTCCGTCTGTTTGCTGGCGCGGGCATTGTTGAGGCATCCGTCCCCGAGGATGAATGGGCTGAAACCGCCGCCAAATTAAACACGATGCTGAATGCGTTTGGGCTTAACTCAGGTGTGGATGGACTATGA
- a CDS encoding isochorismatase produces the protein MAIPSIASYPLPRAQDFPENKVSWAFEPERAVLLIHDMQDYFVNFYGADSPLAQQLIENIVALRTYCKAQGIPVVYTAQPNEQSAADRALLNDMWGAGLNNHPEKQRVVNALTPDEHDTVLVKWRYSAFHRSPLEPMMKEMGKDQLIICGVYGHIGCMITATDAFMRDIKPFMVGDAVADFSLQEHQMALKYVATRVGRVVSTAELTGAKMAQALTKQGLRAHLLTLIDEEEDQFDEDENLIDYGLDSVRMMSLLTEWRNQGVTLSFVDLARNPSLNAWWALIEKQQGAAS, from the coding sequence ATGGCAATCCCTTCTATTGCTTCTTATCCCCTGCCGCGCGCACAGGATTTCCCTGAGAATAAAGTTTCCTGGGCGTTTGAACCCGAGCGCGCGGTGCTGCTGATTCACGACATGCAGGACTATTTCGTGAATTTCTATGGTGCGGACAGCCCGCTGGCGCAGCAGTTGATTGAGAACATTGTGGCGTTGCGAACCTACTGCAAAGCACAGGGGATTCCGGTGGTGTATACCGCGCAGCCGAACGAGCAAAGTGCGGCCGACCGTGCGCTGCTGAACGACATGTGGGGCGCAGGGCTGAACAATCATCCTGAAAAACAGCGCGTCGTGAACGCGCTGACACCGGATGAGCACGACACGGTGCTGGTGAAGTGGCGCTACAGCGCATTCCACCGTTCACCGCTGGAACCGATGATGAAAGAGATGGGCAAAGATCAGCTGATTATCTGCGGCGTTTACGGGCATATCGGCTGCATGATTACCGCGACGGATGCCTTTATGCGCGACATCAAGCCGTTCATGGTCGGCGATGCAGTGGCGGATTTCTCACTTCAGGAACACCAGATGGCGCTGAAATATGTGGCGACGCGCGTCGGACGGGTGGTTAGCACGGCAGAACTCACAGGAGCAAAAATGGCACAGGCACTGACGAAACAAGGACTGAGAGCGCACCTGCTGACCTTGATCGACGAAGAAGAGGATCAGTTCGATGAAGATGAAAATCTGATCGACTACGGTTTGGATTCGGTGCGCATGATGTCACTGCTGACTGAATGGCGTAATCAGGGCGTCACGCTGAGCTTTGTCGATCTGGCGCGTAACCCTAGCCTGAATGCCTGGTGGGCGCTGATCGAAAAACAGCAGGGAGCCGCATCATGA
- a CDS encoding non-ribosomal peptide synthetase, with product MKPLSVAQRGLWLGHALNDDKATFNTAECIAFDGKVDIEAMLSAIRQAVMECECLYCQFVEVAGEHADQPEIGFVASQLPVPIGVLPIIELLPAPMKDEEQTIRQWAREEIARPLDLLNGLPCRFALLCGEKRDFLYSCVHHIALDGFGTTMLFQRIAQIYTALTAGQPVAVAEFGPFSEVLEEEQQRDASGQTAQARDFWLETLNAMPEPASFSEKKAPIAARFLRQSSVLPTDIWQPLTALCEGNKISWPDLFLAMLATHLKLVSGSDRLTFGMMVMNRIGSASLTVPSMQMNIVPLCIQVDEQADFVTLAQQVARTKRTLRRHQHYRYEHLRRDLNRVGGEQRLFGPLINIMPFDHPLNYGSLSSSTLNLSAGPVEDLTIEIHFKPDGTPVLDFDANPACYSAEALASLQETLFTLLQRWLAQPQQTSGELLGRWLREERELALITSREPEPFVEPVLTAIAKQARKNPHHPALTQRDRQYSYQQLLDLSGQAAAALHERGVQPGERIGIMLNRSPETIICLLSVMQCGAVYVPLDPEQPHERQQHIIQIAGLRTIVTQADYQHRLASVFSGEIVLAGHLLSSSAQAAALPPVEARDGQIAYVMFTSGSTGLPKGVEIGASALDHFTAAARQRYGLRATDRVLQFAPFNFDASIEEIFATLTSGATLVLRTDEMLESIPTFVEQVEEQAITLLDLPTAFWNEWVVGLKTGTLTMPSALRAIIIGGEAVYPEQLAQWQRHAPNTLRLINTYGPTETTVVATSCDLQTQSAEVAQLPIGLPLAGVNALILAAGDRPAAEGELVLLGPTLAAGYIGTEHTAFTQIAVGDQALPAYRTGDRVRLEKGQLLYLGRMDNEFKISGYRIQPGEVEAHLLAQPDVDEACVQGIVYPNGVRRLVAFVATKAGEIDARALKQRLGSVLPPAMIPTDYRAFRQLPKTGSNKVDRKRLLAEYRDEAPAQALANETENRVSAIWQQILGVSGIQSRDNFFELGGQSLQTIQIVNRLAAEFSVSIKVSDVFDHPQLSDFCRYLDDRLSQDENSVEMVW from the coding sequence ATGAAGCCTTTGAGCGTTGCGCAGCGCGGACTGTGGTTAGGTCATGCCCTGAACGATGATAAGGCGACGTTCAACACGGCAGAGTGCATCGCGTTTGATGGCAAGGTCGATATTGAAGCCATGCTGAGCGCGATCCGTCAGGCGGTCATGGAGTGTGAGTGCCTGTACTGCCAGTTTGTTGAGGTTGCCGGTGAACATGCCGACCAGCCGGAAATCGGCTTTGTAGCTTCACAACTGCCAGTGCCGATTGGCGTGCTGCCGATTATTGAACTGTTGCCTGCGCCGATGAAGGATGAAGAGCAGACGATACGCCAGTGGGCGCGTGAGGAAATTGCTCGGCCGCTGGATTTGCTGAACGGCTTACCCTGCCGCTTTGCGCTGCTGTGTGGTGAAAAACGTGATTTTCTCTACAGTTGCGTTCACCACATTGCGCTGGACGGCTTTGGCACGACGATGCTGTTTCAACGTATCGCCCAGATCTATACCGCGCTGACGGCGGGGCAACCCGTGGCGGTGGCGGAGTTCGGCCCGTTCAGCGAGGTGCTGGAAGAAGAACAGCAGCGTGATGCCAGCGGGCAGACGGCGCAGGCGCGTGATTTCTGGCTGGAAACGCTGAATGCGATGCCGGAACCGGCCAGTTTCAGCGAGAAGAAAGCACCGATTGCGGCGCGTTTTTTGCGCCAGAGCAGCGTGTTGCCGACGGATATTTGGCAGCCGCTGACGGCGCTGTGTGAAGGTAACAAAATCAGCTGGCCGGATCTGTTTCTGGCGATGCTGGCGACGCACCTCAAGCTGGTGTCCGGCAGCGACAGATTGACGTTCGGCATGATGGTGATGAACCGTATCGGCTCCGCCTCGCTGACGGTGCCGAGCATGCAGATGAATATCGTGCCGCTGTGCATTCAGGTGGATGAACAGGCGGACTTTGTCACATTGGCGCAGCAGGTTGCCCGCACCAAACGCACGCTGCGTCGTCATCAGCATTATCGCTATGAGCATTTACGGCGCGATCTGAACCGTGTCGGCGGCGAGCAGCGACTTTTCGGCCCGCTGATCAATATCATGCCGTTCGATCATCCGCTCAACTACGGATCGCTGTCGTCCAGCACGCTGAATCTCAGCGCCGGACCGGTAGAAGATCTGACGATCGAGATCCATTTCAAACCCGATGGCACACCGGTATTGGATTTTGATGCCAACCCGGCTTGTTACAGCGCGGAAGCGCTCGCCAGCCTGCAAGAAACACTGTTTACGCTGCTTCAACGCTGGCTGGCACAGCCGCAGCAAACCAGCGGCGAGCTGCTGGGACGCTGGCTGCGTGAAGAACGTGAACTGGCGCTGATCACCAGCCGCGAGCCTGAACCGTTTGTCGAACCGGTTCTGACGGCGATTGCCAAGCAGGCGCGTAAAAACCCGCATCATCCAGCGCTGACGCAGCGTGACCGGCAGTACAGCTACCAGCAGTTGCTGGATCTGAGCGGTCAGGCCGCTGCGGCGCTGCATGAGCGCGGCGTTCAGCCCGGTGAGCGCATCGGCATTATGCTGAACCGCAGCCCGGAAACCATTATTTGCCTGCTGTCCGTGATGCAGTGCGGCGCGGTATATGTGCCGCTCGATCCTGAACAGCCGCACGAACGTCAGCAGCACATCATCCAGATTGCCGGGCTACGCACGATTGTGACGCAGGCGGATTACCAGCATCGGCTGGCGTCGGTCTTTTCCGGCGAGATCGTTCTGGCGGGGCATCTTCTGTCATCCAGCGCACAGGCTGCCGCGCTGCCGCCTGTGGAAGCGAGAGACGGGCAGATTGCCTATGTCATGTTCACCTCGGGATCGACTGGATTGCCGAAGGGTGTGGAGATCGGCGCCAGCGCGCTGGATCACTTCACGGCAGCGGCACGCCAGCGCTACGGCCTGCGTGCAACGGATCGCGTGCTGCAATTTGCCCCGTTCAATTTCGATGCCAGCATTGAAGAAATTTTCGCCACGCTGACCAGCGGTGCAACGCTGGTGCTGCGTACCGACGAGATGCTGGAATCGATTCCGACCTTTGTCGAACAGGTAGAAGAACAGGCGATTACGCTGCTCGATCTGCCGACCGCATTTTGGAACGAATGGGTGGTAGGGCTGAAAACCGGCACGTTGACCATGCCTTCCGCACTGCGCGCCATCATCATCGGCGGTGAGGCGGTGTACCCCGAACAGCTGGCGCAGTGGCAACGCCATGCGCCGAACACGCTGCGCTTAATCAACACCTATGGCCCAACCGAAACCACGGTGGTAGCGACCAGCTGCGATCTGCAAACACAGTCTGCCGAAGTGGCACAGCTTCCTATCGGTCTGCCGCTGGCGGGTGTCAACGCGCTGATTCTGGCGGCAGGTGACCGCCCTGCGGCGGAAGGCGAGCTGGTGCTGCTGGGGCCAACGCTGGCAGCGGGTTATATCGGTACAGAACACACGGCGTTTACGCAAATAGCGGTGGGCGATCAGGCGCTTCCTGCTTACCGCACCGGTGACAGAGTACGGCTGGAGAAAGGACAGTTGCTGTACCTCGGGCGCATGGACAACGAGTTTAAAATCAGCGGCTACCGGATCCAGCCAGGCGAAGTTGAAGCCCATCTGCTGGCGCAGCCGGACGTCGATGAAGCCTGCGTACAGGGCATTGTTTACCCCAACGGCGTGCGGCGTCTGGTGGCGTTTGTTGCCACGAAAGCAGGCGAGATTGATGCGCGTGCGCTGAAGCAGCGTCTGGGCAGCGTTCTGCCGCCAGCAATGATCCCGACCGATTATCGCGCCTTCCGCCAGTTGCCGAAAACCGGTTCCAACAAGGTCGATCGCAAGCGTCTATTAGCGGAATACCGCGACGAAGCACCGGCGCAGGCATTAGCCAACGAAACCGAGAACCGGGTCAGTGCCATCTGGCAGCAGATCCTCGGCGTGTCGGGGATCCAATCGCGGGATAACTTCTTCGAACTGGGTGGACAGTCGTTGCAGACCATCCAGATCGTCAACCGTCTGGCTGCCGAATTTTCCGTCAGCATCAAGGTGTCTGATGTGTTCGATCATCCTCAGCTCAGCGACTTCTGCCGCTATCTGGACGACAGGCTGTCACAGGATGAAAACAGCGTGGAAATGGTGTGGTAG
- a CDS encoding (2,3-dihydroxybenzoyl)adenylate synthase: MSIEFTPWPEELAQRYRDKGYWTGLPLTDAWERHLATQPDAIAVVCGERQWSYRELDRQSSALASRLTESGLRCGDTALVQLPNVAEFYLTFFALLKMGVAPVNALFSHNKLELLSYATQIEPRLLIASAEHSLFGNGEFLDRLQTQVPRLQTVVMLGDSPLGHSLSDWLQPRASTSQYQPSAPGQVAFFQLSGGSTGTPKLIPRTHDDYYYSVRRSVEICELTPQTRYLCALPAPHNFPLSSPGSLGVFYAGGRVVLAPDPGAMTCFPLIERHQIDITSLVPPAAALWIQAAEQFGGALRSLKILQVGGAKLSETVARRIPAVLGCQLQQVLGMAEGLVNYTRLDDSDEHTFTTQGYPMSPDDEVKVLDIDGNPVPRGEAGLLATRGPYTFRGYYRSPEHNARAFDSEGFYHSGDVVQMTEDGYLCVVGREKDQINRGGEKIAAEEIENLLLKHDGILHAALVSMPDPIMGEKSCAFLVVSDSSLKAITLRKYLRNQGIAEFKLPDRFEMIDTLPVTPVGKIDKKSLRQRIQTQLSTQAERSIQNQ, translated from the coding sequence ATGAGCATTGAATTTACGCCCTGGCCAGAGGAACTGGCACAGCGTTATCGCGACAAGGGATACTGGACCGGCCTGCCGTTGACGGATGCCTGGGAGCGCCATCTGGCGACGCAGCCCGACGCCATTGCGGTGGTGTGCGGCGAGCGGCAGTGGAGCTATCGGGAACTGGATCGACAGTCTTCCGCACTGGCATCGCGCCTGACGGAAAGCGGCCTGCGCTGTGGCGACACCGCGCTGGTACAGTTGCCGAACGTGGCCGAGTTCTACCTGACCTTTTTTGCGTTGCTGAAAATGGGCGTCGCGCCAGTTAACGCACTGTTCAGCCATAACAAGCTGGAGCTGCTGTCGTACGCCACGCAGATCGAACCGCGCTTGTTGATCGCCTCGGCTGAACATTCACTGTTTGGCAACGGTGAATTTCTGGATCGGCTACAGACGCAGGTTCCCCGTCTGCAAACGGTGGTGATGCTCGGCGACAGCCCGCTGGGGCACAGTCTGTCAGACTGGTTGCAGCCGCGCGCGTCAACCAGCCAGTATCAGCCTTCTGCGCCGGGGCAGGTGGCTTTCTTCCAGCTTTCTGGCGGCAGTACCGGCACGCCGAAGCTGATTCCCCGCACCCATGACGACTATTACTACAGCGTGCGCCGCAGCGTGGAAATTTGCGAGCTTACGCCGCAAACCCGCTACCTGTGTGCCTTGCCCGCGCCGCATAACTTCCCGTTAAGTTCGCCCGGTTCGCTCGGCGTGTTTTACGCCGGTGGACGCGTCGTACTGGCGCCAGATCCGGGGGCGATGACCTGCTTCCCGCTGATCGAACGCCATCAGATCGATATTACCTCGCTGGTGCCGCCCGCTGCTGCGCTGTGGATCCAAGCGGCCGAACAGTTTGGTGGCGCGCTGCGTAGCCTGAAAATCTTGCAGGTGGGCGGTGCGAAGCTGAGTGAAACCGTCGCACGCCGTATTCCAGCGGTGTTGGGCTGCCAGCTACAGCAGGTGCTCGGTATGGCGGAAGGGCTGGTGAACTACACCCGACTGGACGACAGCGATGAGCACACCTTCACGACGCAAGGCTATCCGATGAGCCCGGACGATGAAGTGAAAGTGTTGGACATCGACGGTAATCCGGTGCCGAGAGGCGAAGCGGGTCTGCTGGCGACGCGCGGCCCGTATACTTTCCGCGGCTATTACCGCAGCCCGGAACACAATGCCCGCGCCTTCGACAGTGAAGGTTTCTACCATTCGGGCGATGTGGTGCAGATGACCGAAGATGGCTATTTATGCGTGGTCGGACGGGAGAAAGATCAGATTAACCGAGGCGGTGAAAAGATTGCCGCGGAAGAGATCGAAAATCTGCTGCTCAAGCATGACGGCATTCTCCATGCCGCGCTGGTGTCCATGCCCGATCCGATTATGGGCGAAAAGAGCTGCGCTTTTCTGGTGGTCAGCGATTCCTCGCTGAAAGCCATCACGTTAAGAAAATATCTTCGCAATCAGGGTATTGCTGAATTCAAACTGCCGGACCGCTTCGAGATGATCGACACCTTACCCGTTACGCCGGTCGGCAAGATTGATAAGAAATCACTCCGTCAGCGCATCCAGACCCAACTTAGCACTCAAGCCGAACGTAGTATTCAAAACCAATAA
- the dhbA gene encoding 2,3-dihydro-2,3-dihydroxybenzoate dehydrogenase produces MMNKAQPLQFDFSGQTVWVTGAASGIGESIARQFVALGANVIGFDRAFRHQDHPFTCVTLDISEPDSVTAVCRQQLAETGLDVLVNAAGILRLGDIDALSVDDWHQCINVNASGAFYLLNALVPHFKQQRRGTIVCVGSNAAHVPRLQMAAYCASKAALTSLSHCAGLELAPYGVRCNLVSPGSTDTPMQRGMWHSADAEQRTIAGFPDQYKLGIPLGKIAQPEEIANTVVFLASDLASHITMQDVVVDGGATLTA; encoded by the coding sequence ATGATGAACAAGGCACAACCTCTTCAGTTTGATTTCAGCGGCCAGACCGTCTGGGTTACGGGTGCGGCGAGCGGCATTGGCGAAAGCATTGCCCGCCAGTTTGTCGCGCTGGGCGCGAACGTGATCGGCTTCGACCGCGCATTCCGACATCAGGATCATCCGTTTACCTGTGTGACGCTGGATATCAGCGAGCCGGACAGCGTGACGGCGGTCTGTCGCCAGCAGCTGGCGGAAACGGGACTCGACGTTCTGGTCAACGCGGCCGGGATTCTGCGTCTGGGTGATATCGACGCGTTGAGCGTCGATGACTGGCATCAGTGTATTAACGTCAATGCCTCCGGTGCGTTTTACCTGCTAAACGCACTGGTTCCGCATTTCAAGCAGCAGCGCCGTGGCACGATTGTCTGCGTCGGCTCCAATGCCGCGCATGTGCCACGTCTACAGATGGCGGCGTACTGCGCTTCGAAAGCGGCGCTTACCAGCCTGTCTCACTGCGCGGGTCTTGAGTTAGCGCCTTACGGCGTGCGCTGCAATCTGGTGTCGCCGGGATCGACGGATACGCCGATGCAGCGCGGCATGTGGCACAGCGCCGATGCCGAACAGCGCACTATCGCGGGCTTTCCTGACCAGTACAAACTGGGAATCCCGCTGGGCAAGATTGCTCAGCCGGAAGAGATTGCCAATACCGTGGTTTTTCTGGCTTCCGATCTGGCCAGCCACATCACCATGCAGGACGTGGTGGTGGATGGCGGGGCAACGCTGACGGCCTGA